In the genome of Vibrio sp. NTOU-M3, one region contains:
- a CDS encoding DUF4365 domain-containing protein, protein MNAGEIGTRAGRIFGYNIPDNWMIRDQEDQNDHGIDYEIELKDQDGKALGKESVFKVQLKGQENCSFIEDGQKLSFSVSRERLKYYLKFNIPVLLVVVEVSSEEIYWVSVTDNLEIRNKVEDSETANLTVHLPATNKLERKSTASFDEILVAVHNCWDYLSLRDLKAAVSNCITLKPEALNDRIEQVESALFTAYHIKLEQLLSLGQFPQVFQQASEMFQSPIVPLKDRFIATLYFDYAFKVAPYTPIKRKQVELQLGLCEQLLLLAREQKESPYRLTAMAKARCSLFNIMVEQLHANHMTHQHFRADSIEYLLMNQEIHKNYYEVCEQLVKIINLCKRLIINGEFSILADLMCDLALPIGLFKAVHKERGAVEAISFLDGWFEQMLCTVLIYASKANELFKVKQLYLMANLQTELKSSIQTDIRSLVLGHCPNAEEMLNSLDGQISSHKTPAPFIDSSVEDQKAFFTNLAKGLGMDPDDTSTREGKFIAIGLANYDPTNVIDHCEHLFVDYRPRGLIAEQLRMHSLGMPLLTCLKHEHVTGTGGRLIELFDNPNGPEFALGFKQKYCDKCSDCTPRPDDWSWNLTWQQEERTKHQDWLNKLNF, encoded by the coding sequence ATGAACGCTGGTGAGATTGGTACAAGAGCTGGACGTATATTTGGTTACAATATTCCAGATAATTGGATGATTCGTGATCAAGAAGACCAGAATGATCATGGTATTGATTATGAGATTGAACTCAAAGATCAAGATGGCAAGGCTCTGGGTAAAGAGAGTGTTTTCAAAGTCCAGCTCAAGGGGCAAGAGAACTGTTCATTTATTGAAGATGGTCAGAAGCTGTCATTCTCAGTCTCGCGTGAACGCCTTAAGTATTATCTTAAATTCAATATTCCTGTGCTCTTGGTTGTTGTTGAAGTATCAAGTGAAGAGATCTACTGGGTATCAGTGACTGACAATCTTGAAATACGCAATAAGGTTGAAGATTCAGAAACAGCCAATCTTACTGTCCATCTGCCTGCGACGAATAAGCTTGAAAGAAAGAGCACAGCTTCATTCGATGAAATACTTGTGGCGGTTCATAATTGTTGGGACTATTTATCTCTTAGAGATCTTAAGGCTGCTGTTAGCAACTGTATAACACTTAAGCCAGAAGCATTAAATGATCGGATTGAGCAAGTAGAGAGTGCATTATTTACTGCATATCACATTAAGCTTGAACAGCTTCTCTCTCTCGGACAATTTCCACAAGTTTTTCAACAAGCCAGCGAAATGTTTCAATCGCCGATTGTGCCCTTAAAAGACAGGTTTATCGCGACACTTTACTTTGATTATGCTTTTAAAGTGGCACCATACACACCGATCAAGAGAAAACAAGTTGAACTCCAGCTTGGGTTGTGTGAGCAGCTTTTATTGCTTGCGAGAGAGCAAAAAGAATCTCCATATCGATTGACCGCTATGGCTAAGGCAAGATGTTCGCTGTTCAATATTATGGTAGAGCAGCTACATGCGAATCATATGACTCATCAACACTTTAGAGCGGATAGCATAGAATATCTGCTTATGAACCAAGAGATACATAAGAATTACTATGAGGTGTGCGAGCAGTTAGTAAAGATCATCAATCTTTGTAAGAGACTGATTATTAATGGTGAATTTAGCATTTTAGCTGATTTGATGTGTGATTTAGCATTACCAATTGGTTTGTTTAAGGCTGTTCATAAGGAGAGAGGGGCTGTAGAAGCAATCTCTTTCTTAGACGGATGGTTTGAGCAAATGCTGTGTACCGTCCTAATTTATGCATCTAAAGCTAACGAGTTGTTTAAAGTCAAACAGTTGTACCTTATGGCGAATTTGCAAACGGAGCTTAAGTCATCAATTCAAACTGATATTAGAAGCCTAGTGCTTGGGCATTGTCCAAATGCAGAGGAAATGTTGAATTCACTCGATGGCCAGATCTCAAGTCATAAAACTCCAGCGCCGTTCATAGATTCCAGTGTTGAAGATCAAAAAGCATTCTTTACTAATCTAGCAAAAGGCTTAGGGATGGATCCTGATGATACAAGCACCAGAGAGGGAAAGTTTATAGCTATAGGTTTAGCGAACTATGACCCCACAAATGTTATTGATCACTGTGAACATCTGTTTGTGGACTATCGCCCTAGGGGGCTAATAGCCGAACAATTACGTATGCACTCTCTTGGAATGCCTCTGTTGACTTGTTTAAAGCATGAGCACGTTACTGGTACAGGCGGACGACTTATTGAGCTGTTTGATAACCCTAATGGGCCAGAGTTCGCTTTAGGCTTTAAGCAAAAATACTGTGATAAATGTTCTGACTGCACACCAAGACCTGATGATTGGAGTTGGAATTTGACATGGCAGCAAGAAGAGCGAACAAAGCATCAAGATTGGCTGAATAAGCTCAATTTTTGA
- a CDS encoding AEC family transporter, whose protein sequence is MTEQIISILLPLFALVFVGFLVGHFLKPDFRPINRINMDTFTPALVFSSLVSMPLGKSELPLLAAATIAVLIPAVIMWPLCRAFKIDFKAWTPPNMFRNSGNLAIPLFTYTFGQSASSAAVLLFVVSACLHISIGLMVLSSGNPIKQIVRMPVFIAASLALGLNIFEVTVWAPIYEATKLLGQAAIPVMLLSLGAQMCNLRLSGLKVGVISTILSLVSGGIAFAVIYLLIPLPTLHLQMMVLFSMLPPAVMNYLFAERFNTQPTLVASMVLFGNFFSILTLPLLLSFALSLGQ, encoded by the coding sequence ATGACTGAACAAATCATTAGCATTCTCCTGCCGTTATTTGCACTTGTGTTTGTTGGCTTTCTGGTTGGGCATTTTCTTAAACCAGATTTTCGTCCTATTAATCGTATTAATATGGACACCTTTACCCCAGCATTAGTCTTTTCCTCACTGGTTAGTATGCCACTGGGAAAATCAGAATTACCTTTGCTTGCTGCGGCTACCATCGCGGTACTCATACCCGCAGTGATCATGTGGCCACTATGTAGAGCATTCAAGATAGACTTCAAAGCATGGACGCCACCAAACATGTTTAGAAATAGTGGCAATCTTGCGATTCCACTATTTACTTATACCTTTGGTCAAAGCGCATCCTCAGCTGCGGTGCTGTTATTTGTCGTTTCTGCCTGTCTTCACATCAGTATAGGCTTAATGGTGTTGAGCTCTGGCAACCCCATTAAGCAAATTGTCCGCATGCCCGTTTTTATCGCAGCAAGCTTGGCCTTAGGGCTGAATATATTTGAGGTCACGGTTTGGGCTCCCATTTATGAAGCCACAAAACTGCTTGGTCAGGCCGCCATCCCTGTCATGCTCCTTTCGCTTGGCGCTCAGATGTGTAATTTACGCTTAAGCGGTTTAAAAGTTGGCGTTATAAGCACCATCTTATCTCTGGTTTCTGGAGGTATTGCATTTGCGGTTATCTACCTATTGATACCCCTTCCAACCCTGCATTTACAGATGATGGTCCTCTTTTCCATGTTGCCACCCGCTGTCATGAACTACCTATTTGCAGAGCGTTTTAATACTCAACCCACCCTCGTCGCTTCTATGGTTCTGTTTGGCAATTTCTTCTCAATTCTAACGCTGCCTTTATTGCTCAGTTTCGCTTTGTCTTTGGGGCAATAA
- the arfB gene encoding alternative ribosome rescue aminoacyl-tRNA hydrolase ArfB gives MLKISNTVTIQHWEIQLTAIRAQGAGGQNVNKVSSAIHLQFDVKHSTLPAIYKERVLALNDSRISKEGVITIKAQQFRTQEQNKEDALNRLAELIRAAMVVQKKRKATRPTKASKERRLKAKNIKSQTKNLRGRISC, from the coding sequence ATGCTTAAAATATCCAATACGGTGACAATACAACATTGGGAAATCCAGCTTACTGCGATACGTGCTCAAGGCGCTGGCGGTCAAAATGTCAATAAAGTGTCTTCAGCAATCCATTTGCAGTTCGATGTCAAACATTCCACTCTACCAGCGATATACAAAGAACGTGTACTTGCACTGAACGACAGCCGTATATCAAAAGAAGGTGTAATCACCATAAAAGCGCAACAATTTCGGACTCAAGAGCAAAACAAAGAAGATGCTTTGAATCGGCTTGCCGAGCTGATCAGAGCTGCAATGGTTGTGCAGAAAAAGAGAAAGGCGACTCGGCCAACCAAAGCGTCTAAAGAAAGACGCCTCAAAGCCAAAAACATAAAATCTCAAACTAAAAATCTAAGGGGACGGATCTCGTGTTAG
- a CDS encoding DUF2628 domain-containing protein has protein sequence MIPTGVVGSSREKVVIPKQVSLKAYEVFTHSEYYPEKWSQQIEGEGGFTGFNFWAFLLGYRWCLFRKLTRLGIYLFVLENLAFVAALLASTELGLDREFVTMSLGATVLGLMTFTGFYANYAYFNLAKRKITILAHSIVAENEYGEVLREQGGVSLLTMFVFIGIGGLLSALLSVMW, from the coding sequence ATGATTCCAACAGGTGTCGTGGGTTCGTCTAGGGAAAAGGTAGTGATCCCAAAACAGGTATCACTGAAGGCTTATGAAGTATTCACACACAGCGAATACTATCCAGAAAAATGGTCACAACAGATTGAAGGTGAAGGAGGTTTTACTGGATTTAACTTTTGGGCCTTTCTACTCGGTTATCGTTGGTGTTTGTTTAGAAAGCTCACTCGTTTAGGCATTTACTTATTTGTGCTCGAAAACCTTGCGTTTGTTGCTGCACTGCTTGCAAGCACAGAACTTGGTTTAGATCGAGAGTTTGTGACGATGTCATTAGGCGCTACCGTATTAGGCTTGATGACCTTTACCGGTTTTTATGCAAATTATGCTTATTTTAATTTGGCCAAACGTAAGATCACCATTCTTGCGCATTCTATTGTGGCAGAAAATGAATACGGTGAAGTCCTACGTGAGCAAGGTGGAGTAAGCCTGCTCACCATGTTTGTGTTTATAGGCATAGGTGGTTTGTTGTCTGCACTGCTTAGTGTCATGTGGTAA
- the kduI gene encoding 5-dehydro-4-deoxy-D-glucuronate isomerase has product MQVRQAIHSEHAKQLDTEGLRKEFLVEDIFVADQLTMTYSHIDRIVFGGIQPTRKVVELAHDLGAKIGVDYFLQRRELGLINIGGDGTVTVDGETYSVNAQEALYIGMGAKDVSFSSIDEKQPAKFYFNSAPAHTHYPNKKITLEEAAPVTLGDAASSNHRTIYKYIVPDVLPTCQLLMGLTKLEPGSLWNTMPCHTHDRRMEVYFYFGMQEDSTVFHFMGEPQQTRHLVVRNEQAVISPSWSIHSGVGTQAYTFIWGMVGENQEFTDMDHIAVQDLR; this is encoded by the coding sequence ATGCAAGTGCGCCAAGCGATTCACAGTGAACACGCAAAACAACTAGATACAGAGGGACTTCGTAAGGAGTTTTTGGTTGAAGATATTTTTGTCGCTGACCAACTCACGATGACGTACAGCCATATTGATCGCATTGTATTTGGGGGCATACAGCCAACCCGTAAAGTGGTGGAGCTAGCTCATGATCTAGGTGCAAAGATTGGCGTTGACTACTTCCTACAGCGTCGTGAACTTGGCCTGATCAACATTGGTGGTGACGGCACGGTCACTGTCGATGGTGAAACTTATTCAGTGAATGCACAAGAGGCGCTCTATATTGGTATGGGTGCAAAAGATGTCTCCTTTTCCAGTATTGATGAAAAACAACCCGCTAAGTTTTACTTCAACAGTGCACCAGCACATACGCATTACCCAAACAAGAAAATCACACTAGAAGAAGCAGCACCAGTGACACTCGGTGATGCAGCCAGCAGTAACCACCGCACCATCTACAAATACATTGTTCCTGACGTATTGCCAACATGCCAACTTTTGATGGGCTTAACAAAATTAGAACCAGGCTCGTTATGGAATACCATGCCGTGTCACACACATGATCGCCGAATGGAAGTATATTTCTATTTCGGGATGCAAGAAGACAGTACGGTATTCCACTTTATGGGAGAGCCACAACAGACACGTCATTTAGTGGTACGTAATGAACAAGCCGTTATTTCTCCAAGTTGGTCAATTCACTCTGGCGTTGGAACGCAAGCCTACACCTTCATTTGGGGTATGGTGGGAGAGAACCAAGAATTCACCGACATGGACCACATTGCTGTTCAAGATCTAAGATAA
- a CDS encoding sugar kinase, producing the protein MAGKSVAVIGECMVELQKTSAGMASAFGGDTLNTALYLSRLFRQNVQDYDVSYFTALGRDTLSEEMLVEWLFEGINVDHVCRYEDKLPGLYMIENQPCGERDFYYWREDAAVREWLSREDPDQLFEALKAYDVIYLSGITLAIQTPEQSHTLMKLLERLKAQGCLIAFDTNYRPSLWMTTALAQQRFNQLYALADIALLTFDDEQMLFGDASIEETLARLSEFSIDQLIVKCGAQGCLVVHNGAQQWVSTNAVDDVVDTTAAGDSFNAGYLYQWLTSGDSIKAASAGHQLAGTVIQYKGAIIAPDDMPLITI; encoded by the coding sequence ATGGCTGGGAAAAGCGTAGCGGTTATCGGCGAATGCATGGTTGAGCTACAAAAAACAAGTGCCGGAATGGCAAGCGCATTTGGTGGTGATACGTTAAATACTGCCCTCTATCTATCTCGGCTATTTAGGCAGAATGTTCAAGACTATGATGTCAGCTATTTTACTGCTCTGGGTCGAGATACGTTAAGTGAAGAAATGTTGGTCGAATGGCTTTTTGAAGGAATCAACGTCGATCATGTCTGCCGCTATGAAGACAAACTCCCCGGGCTATACATGATCGAAAACCAGCCTTGTGGTGAGCGAGATTTCTATTACTGGCGTGAAGATGCAGCGGTGCGTGAGTGGTTAAGCCGAGAAGATCCTGACCAGTTATTTGAAGCTTTGAAGGCTTACGATGTGATCTATCTTAGTGGCATTACATTAGCAATTCAGACACCTGAGCAAAGCCATACTTTGATGAAACTACTCGAACGCCTTAAAGCACAAGGTTGCTTAATCGCCTTTGATACCAATTATCGACCAAGTTTGTGGATGACGACGGCACTGGCTCAACAACGTTTTAACCAACTGTATGCGCTTGCCGATATTGCATTGCTCACCTTTGACGACGAACAGATGTTATTTGGAGACGCTTCGATTGAAGAGACTCTGGCACGCCTTTCAGAATTCAGCATTGATCAATTAATAGTGAAATGCGGTGCACAAGGTTGCCTAGTTGTTCATAACGGTGCCCAGCAATGGGTTTCAACCAACGCAGTTGATGATGTGGTTGATACCACAGCAGCAGGCGATTCTTTTAACGCTGGCTATTTATACCAATGGCTTACGAGTGGTGACAGCATAAAAGCAGCGAGCGCAGGGCATCAGCTTGCAGGTACCGTTATTCAATACAAGGGTGCGATCATTGCACCTGATGATATGCCTTTAATTACTATCTAA
- a CDS encoding bifunctional 4-hydroxy-2-oxoglutarate aldolase/2-dehydro-3-deoxy-phosphogluconate aldolase: MGAQTLEQKLSALKVVPVIAIKDAQSAVPLAKTLVDHGLPCAEVTFRTPAAQESIRLMREAYPEMLIGAGTVLSTEQVDQAIEAGVDFIVSPGLNPITVKYAQQRGVAIVPGVNNPSLVEQAMALGLKTLKFFPASASGGSAMLKALNAVYPVQFMPTGGISADNIDEYLSIPSVLACGGTWMVPNSLIDAKDWAAIGALVDEVVAELAE, encoded by the coding sequence ATGGGTGCACAGACCCTTGAACAAAAGCTAAGCGCGTTGAAAGTCGTGCCTGTTATTGCGATTAAAGACGCACAATCTGCAGTTCCACTTGCGAAAACCTTGGTTGATCACGGCTTGCCTTGCGCTGAAGTGACCTTTCGTACCCCCGCGGCTCAGGAGTCTATTCGTTTAATGCGCGAAGCGTACCCAGAGATGTTGATTGGTGCCGGAACCGTATTATCAACCGAGCAAGTGGATCAAGCGATAGAAGCGGGTGTCGATTTTATTGTGAGCCCGGGTTTGAACCCAATTACAGTGAAATATGCGCAGCAACGTGGTGTTGCGATTGTCCCTGGTGTAAATAATCCGAGCTTGGTTGAACAAGCAATGGCGCTTGGTTTAAAGACACTCAAATTTTTCCCAGCCAGCGCATCGGGTGGCAGTGCTATGTTGAAGGCGCTAAATGCTGTGTATCCAGTGCAATTTATGCCGACAGGCGGGATTTCTGCCGACAATATCGATGAGTACTTGTCGATACCAAGTGTACTGGCGTGTGGCGGTACGTGGATGGTGCCAAACTCGTTGATTGACGCAAAAGACTGGGCAGCTATTGGTGCGCTTGTTGATGAAGTCGTCGCGGAACTAGCTGAGTAG
- a CDS encoding SulP family inorganic anion transporter encodes MHAFRRIKLVQLFPFLSWLPKLTSQSLRADFWAGLTGAIIVLPQGVAYAMIAGLPPEYGLYTAIVPAILAALFGSSNHLISGPTAALSVIVFTTVSQFAEVGTPLYIQLCFTLTLCAGLVQLLFGLLRFGSVVNFVSHSVVLGFTAGAAVVIAVSQLKHVLGLDYASGQTAIENIGLLVMHLKQTNTDELIVGVFTMLICVLVKQLAPRAPNMLLAMLAAMGMAYFMNALGFEVALVGQVDSSYLKLSSPFQGMSHFEPMLGGIFAVAMLGLVEAVSISRSVALKSRQALDSNQEFIGQGISNLVGSFFSCYVSSGSFTRSGVNYSSGAKTPLAAVFAGLILLLVMVNFVQYAAYIPISGMGGLLLVVAWNLIDIPHIKTLVEHDKKETFVLAVTCTAALFMHLEWAIYIGVATSLFFYLRRTSRPVVEVLDKQELNIDAQQDLTVVRINGSIFFGCVQYLHQELQSLTAERVVILGRGINFIDHVGVQMLDDYVARSGRKVYFCRFKNSAKQSLLNGSVYVREENFFDRLTPLLQLIRKR; translated from the coding sequence ATGCACGCATTTAGACGTATTAAATTAGTGCAGCTTTTTCCTTTTTTAAGTTGGCTACCCAAACTCACGTCGCAAAGTCTTCGCGCCGACTTCTGGGCCGGTCTCACGGGGGCGATCATTGTGCTGCCACAAGGTGTGGCTTACGCGATGATCGCCGGGCTACCGCCAGAGTACGGCCTGTACACGGCGATTGTTCCCGCGATTCTTGCGGCGTTGTTTGGGTCATCCAACCATTTGATCTCCGGTCCAACCGCAGCGTTATCCGTTATTGTGTTTACGACCGTGAGCCAGTTTGCTGAAGTCGGTACACCGCTTTATATACAGCTTTGCTTTACGTTAACTCTGTGTGCGGGATTAGTTCAACTGCTGTTTGGGTTGCTCAGGTTCGGCAGCGTCGTCAACTTTGTCTCTCACTCCGTGGTTTTGGGTTTTACTGCTGGTGCTGCGGTGGTGATAGCCGTCAGTCAGCTCAAGCATGTCCTTGGTCTTGATTATGCTTCAGGACAAACTGCGATTGAAAATATTGGCTTATTGGTGATGCACCTAAAACAAACCAATACTGATGAGCTGATAGTGGGCGTGTTTACCATGCTGATTTGTGTTTTGGTTAAACAGCTTGCCCCAAGAGCGCCAAATATGTTGCTGGCGATGCTAGCCGCCATGGGGATGGCGTATTTCATGAACGCGCTAGGTTTCGAGGTAGCGTTAGTGGGGCAAGTGGACAGCAGCTATCTCAAACTCTCTTCACCTTTCCAAGGGATGAGCCATTTTGAACCTATGCTCGGTGGTATTTTTGCGGTCGCGATGTTGGGTTTGGTGGAAGCCGTGTCGATCAGTCGCTCGGTCGCTCTGAAATCTCGGCAAGCGCTTGATAGCAATCAGGAGTTTATTGGGCAGGGGATCTCCAATCTCGTTGGCTCGTTTTTCTCGTGTTATGTCTCGTCTGGCTCTTTCACTCGCAGTGGTGTGAACTACAGCAGTGGGGCGAAGACTCCCCTTGCTGCTGTGTTTGCCGGGCTTATCTTGTTATTAGTGATGGTAAATTTTGTTCAATACGCGGCTTATATTCCGATTTCCGGTATGGGTGGATTATTGCTCGTTGTTGCTTGGAATCTGATTGATATACCACACATTAAAACGCTGGTAGAGCACGACAAAAAAGAGACATTTGTGCTGGCGGTTACTTGCACTGCCGCACTGTTTATGCACCTTGAATGGGCGATCTACATTGGTGTGGCGACTTCGTTATTTTTCTATCTTCGCCGCACGTCTAGGCCTGTTGTTGAAGTGTTGGATAAGCAAGAGCTCAATATTGACGCTCAACAGGATCTCACGGTGGTGCGGATTAATGGCTCAATCTTTTTTGGCTGTGTTCAGTATCTGCATCAGGAGCTGCAAAGTCTCACTGCAGAGAGAGTGGTTATCCTTGGGCGCGGTATTAACTTCATCGATCATGTTGGCGTTCAAATGCTTGATGATTACGTCGCTCGAAGCGGTAGAAAGGTGTATTTCTGCCGATTTAAAAACTCCGCCAAACAATCACTGCTCAATGGTTCTGTCTACGTTAGGGAAGAAAACTTTTTTGACCGATTAACGCCATTGTTGCAACTCATTCGTAAGAGGTAA
- the galE gene encoding UDP-glucose 4-epimerase GalE, whose translation MNVLVTGGCGYIGSHACVALAKAGHTPIVLDNFCNSSPNVVGRIETLTEQKLTVYQGDIRDSDILKTVFAENDIDAVMHFAGLKAVGESVLNPLAYYDNNVVGTLNLLEAMRDAYVHNLIFSSSATVYGDPQHVPINEQAPTGGTTNPYGTSKYMVERCLADFSTANPYWSITLLRYFNPVGAHPSGLIGEDPNGLPNNLMPFITQVAIGRRDALSVFGDDYPTRDGTGVRDYIHVEDLVDGHVAALQKCSEMEGLFIYNLGTGNGTSVMEMVSAMDNVLGRNLPVQIEARRPGDIAECFANATKAQRELGWRAQYDLMDMVRHSWNWQQKNPNGYQS comes from the coding sequence ATGAATGTACTCGTGACCGGAGGGTGTGGCTATATTGGCAGCCATGCATGTGTCGCTTTGGCTAAAGCGGGGCACACCCCAATCGTACTGGATAATTTTTGTAATAGCTCGCCAAATGTCGTGGGCAGAATAGAAACTCTGACAGAGCAAAAACTCACCGTCTATCAAGGCGATATTAGAGATAGTGACATCCTTAAAACGGTTTTTGCTGAGAATGATATTGATGCGGTGATGCACTTTGCAGGGTTAAAAGCCGTTGGAGAATCTGTCCTCAATCCGTTGGCGTATTACGACAACAATGTTGTTGGCACGTTGAACTTACTTGAAGCTATGCGTGATGCGTATGTTCACAACCTGATTTTTAGCTCATCAGCAACGGTTTATGGTGATCCGCAACATGTTCCTATTAATGAGCAAGCGCCAACAGGTGGCACAACCAATCCGTATGGCACCAGTAAGTACATGGTTGAACGCTGTCTGGCCGACTTCTCGACGGCAAACCCGTACTGGAGCATCACCTTATTGCGTTATTTCAACCCGGTAGGCGCGCACCCAAGTGGCCTTATTGGTGAAGACCCAAATGGGCTGCCAAATAATCTGATGCCTTTTATTACTCAGGTCGCGATTGGCCGCAGAGATGCGTTATCGGTCTTTGGTGATGATTACCCAACGCGTGATGGTACTGGCGTGCGGGATTACATTCATGTTGAAGACTTGGTTGATGGTCACGTCGCTGCGTTGCAAAAGTGCAGCGAAATGGAAGGGTTGTTTATCTATAACTTGGGGACTGGCAATGGCACGAGCGTCATGGAGATGGTCTCTGCCATGGACAACGTGCTTGGGCGCAATCTCCCTGTGCAAATTGAGGCAAGACGTCCCGGAGACATTGCGGAATGTTTTGCGAACGCAACAAAAGCTCAGCGTGAGCTTGGGTGGCGTGCTCAATATGATCTGATGGATATGGTCAGACACAGTTGGAACTGGCAACAGAAAAACCCGAATGGCTACCAATCTTAA
- a CDS encoding UDP-glucose--hexose-1-phosphate uridylyltransferase codes for MMQSFDVSEHPHRRYNPLIGEWVLVSPHRAKRPWQGQQESPSTEVLPTYDKGCFLCPGNSRISGDVNPNYTGTFVFKNDFAALTVDTPESSLGDDPLFKMHSARGESRVICFSPDHNRTLPELESEEIGQVIHTWIEQTRELGADYPWVQVFENKGETMGCSQPHPHGQIWANSFLPTLVEKKDNHQKAYFEQHGTPLLLDYVQRELESGERVVVETEHWVALVPYWAAWPFETLLLPKAKAGRLTELSIDQQTDLADAIKQLTTRYDNLFNCSFPYSMGWHGAPFIQGEPNQYWQVHACFYPPLLRSASVRKFMVGYEMLAESQRDLTPEQAAERLRQVSDTHYKRVQR; via the coding sequence ATGATGCAATCATTTGATGTCTCTGAGCATCCTCATCGCCGTTATAACCCGTTAATTGGGGAGTGGGTGCTGGTATCACCTCACCGAGCCAAACGCCCATGGCAAGGGCAGCAAGAGTCGCCAAGTACTGAAGTATTGCCTACCTACGATAAAGGGTGTTTTTTGTGTCCGGGAAACAGTCGAATCAGTGGCGATGTCAATCCAAACTACACCGGCACCTTCGTCTTTAAAAATGATTTTGCAGCGCTTACGGTCGATACGCCGGAATCCTCTTTAGGTGATGACCCGCTGTTTAAAATGCACAGCGCCCGAGGTGAAAGCCGAGTGATTTGTTTCTCTCCCGATCACAACCGTACGCTGCCAGAGTTAGAAAGTGAAGAGATAGGTCAAGTCATTCACACTTGGATTGAACAAACCAGAGAATTAGGTGCTGATTATCCTTGGGTTCAAGTCTTTGAGAACAAGGGTGAGACGATGGGCTGTTCTCAACCACACCCTCATGGGCAGATTTGGGCCAACAGTTTTCTCCCGACGCTGGTGGAGAAGAAAGATAACCATCAAAAGGCCTATTTTGAGCAACATGGCACCCCGTTGCTATTGGATTATGTGCAACGTGAGCTCGAAAGTGGGGAACGTGTTGTTGTTGAAACTGAGCATTGGGTTGCATTGGTACCATATTGGGCGGCATGGCCATTTGAAACCTTGCTGTTACCCAAAGCAAAGGCAGGTCGACTAACTGAACTCAGCATAGACCAGCAAACCGACTTGGCGGATGCGATTAAACAACTGACAACGCGATACGACAATTTATTCAACTGCTCATTCCCATACTCAATGGGCTGGCATGGCGCGCCGTTTATTCAAGGTGAGCCGAACCAATACTGGCAGGTGCATGCCTGTTTTTATCCACCATTACTTCGTAGTGCTTCGGTTCGTAAGTTTATGGTGGGTTATGAAATGTTGGCAGAAAGCCAACGCGATCTGACACCGGAACAAGCGGCAGAACGTCTACGCCAAGTGAGTGATACTCATTATAAGCGTGTGCAGAGATAG
- the kduD gene encoding 2-dehydro-3-deoxy-D-gluconate 5-dehydrogenase KduD has translation MVLDAFNLEGKVALVTGCNTGLGQGMAVALAQAGCDIVGVNYSDAEDTPQQVEAVGRKFHAITANLSDQSVITSVVDQAVSLAGRVDILVNNAGIIRRNDAIDFSEKDWDDVMDLNAKTVFFMSQAVARQFRSQQSGGKIINIASMLSFQGGIRVPSYTASKSAVMGLTRLMANEWAAEGINVNAIAPGYMATNNTQALRADEERNQAILERIPANRWGLPSDLAGPVVFLASPASDYVNGYTVAVDGGWLAR, from the coding sequence ATGGTATTAGATGCTTTTAATCTAGAGGGTAAAGTTGCATTGGTAACTGGGTGTAATACCGGGCTAGGGCAAGGCATGGCAGTCGCACTGGCGCAAGCTGGCTGCGATATTGTTGGCGTGAATTACTCAGATGCGGAAGATACACCACAACAAGTTGAAGCGGTTGGACGTAAATTCCATGCGATTACCGCCAATCTGAGTGATCAGTCAGTCATTACCTCAGTGGTCGATCAAGCTGTTAGCCTCGCAGGGCGTGTCGACATATTGGTAAACAACGCAGGTATTATCCGCCGTAATGATGCGATCGATTTCAGTGAGAAAGACTGGGACGACGTAATGGATCTCAATGCCAAAACCGTCTTCTTCATGAGCCAAGCTGTTGCTCGTCAATTCCGCTCGCAACAATCGGGTGGCAAAATCATCAATATTGCGTCTATGTTGTCATTCCAAGGTGGAATTCGTGTGCCTTCTTATACGGCTTCGAAAAGTGCCGTCATGGGTCTGACACGGTTAATGGCTAATGAGTGGGCAGCAGAAGGTATCAACGTCAATGCAATAGCACCCGGATACATGGCAACGAACAACACACAAGCGCTCCGCGCCGACGAAGAACGCAATCAGGCTATTTTGGAACGCATTCCTGCTAATCGTTGGGGGCTACCAAGCGACTTAGCTGGACCTGTGGTCTTTTTAGCGTCTCCGGCATCGGATTATGTCAACGGTTATACGGTGGCGGTTGATGGTGGTTGGCTCGCTCGATAG